A region of Streptomyces paludis DNA encodes the following proteins:
- a CDS encoding PTS sugar transporter subunit IIA codes for MTIVTAPLPGRAIGLAAVPDPVFSGAMVGPGTAIDPVRGPGVAVSPVDGVMVSLHPHAFVVVDAEGHGVLTHLGIDTVQLNGAGFELLVNKGDTVVRGQGVVRWNPEAVEAAGKSPICPVVALEATADSLADLREDGEVAVGDTLFGWQ; via the coding sequence ATGACGATCGTGACGGCTCCACTGCCCGGACGAGCCATTGGGCTTGCCGCGGTGCCCGATCCGGTGTTCTCCGGTGCGATGGTGGGGCCGGGTACCGCCATCGACCCCGTCAGGGGGCCAGGGGTGGCGGTGTCGCCGGTCGACGGGGTGATGGTCTCGCTGCATCCGCACGCCTTTGTCGTGGTGGACGCCGAGGGACACGGGGTGCTGACGCATCTGGGTATCGACACGGTGCAGCTCAACGGCGCCGGGTTCGAGCTGCTCGTCAACAAGGGCGACACCGTGGTGCGGGGGCAGGGGGTCGTGCGGTGGAACCCTGAGGCGGTCGAGGCCGCCGGCAAGTCGCCCATCTGCCCGGTCGTGGCGCTGGAGGCGACGGCGGACTCACTCGCCGACCTCCGTGAGGACGGCGAAGTGGCGGTCGGCGACACTCTTTTCGGCTGGCAGTGA
- the ptsP gene encoding phosphoenolpyruvate--protein phosphotransferase: protein METTLRGVGVSHGVAIGEVRHMGTAVLEPPAKQIPVEDAEREQSRAHQAVEAVSADLIARGNLAGGEAQAVLEAQALMAQDPELMADVERRIAVGSTAERGVYDAFASYRALLANAGEYLAGRVADLDDVRNRIVARLLGVPMPGVPDSDEPYVLIARDLAPADTALLDPALVLGFVTEEGGPTSHSAILARALGVPAVVALPGAGEIAEGTVIAVDGSTGDIFVEPSAEKRAELTAAAAARKAALSASSGPGATSDGHKVPLLANIGGPSDVPAAVEAGAEGVGLFRTEFLFLDDSKQAPSEEKQIAAYRAVLEAFPEGRVVVRVLDAGADKPLDFLTPADEPNPALGVRGLRSLLDHPDVLRTQLTALAKAAAGLPVYLEVMAPMVADRTDAKAFADACREAGLSAKFGAMVEIPSAALRARSILQEVEFLSLGTNDLAQYTFAADRQVGAVSRLQDPWQPALLDLVALSAESAKAEGKSCGVCGEAAADPLLACVLTGLGVTSLSMGAASIPYVRSTLAKHTLAQCERAAAAARATDTAEEARAAAQAVLSGE, encoded by the coding sequence ATGGAGACAACGCTGCGAGGCGTCGGGGTCAGCCACGGTGTGGCGATCGGCGAGGTACGGCACATGGGGACGGCGGTGCTGGAGCCGCCGGCCAAGCAGATCCCCGTGGAGGACGCGGAGCGTGAGCAGAGCCGCGCCCACCAGGCCGTGGAGGCCGTGTCCGCCGATCTGATCGCCCGTGGCAATCTGGCCGGCGGCGAGGCCCAGGCCGTGCTGGAGGCCCAGGCGCTGATGGCGCAGGACCCTGAGCTGATGGCCGACGTCGAGCGCAGGATCGCGGTCGGCTCCACGGCCGAGCGCGGGGTGTACGACGCGTTCGCCTCGTACCGCGCGCTGCTGGCGAACGCGGGCGAGTATCTGGCCGGGCGCGTCGCCGACCTGGACGATGTGCGGAATCGTATCGTCGCCCGGCTGCTGGGCGTTCCGATGCCCGGTGTGCCGGACAGCGACGAGCCGTATGTGCTGATCGCGCGTGATCTCGCTCCCGCGGACACGGCGCTGCTGGATCCGGCGCTGGTGCTCGGTTTCGTGACCGAGGAGGGCGGCCCGACGAGTCACAGCGCGATTCTGGCGCGGGCGCTCGGTGTGCCCGCCGTGGTGGCGCTGCCCGGTGCCGGGGAGATCGCCGAGGGCACGGTGATCGCGGTCGACGGCAGCACGGGCGACATCTTCGTCGAGCCGAGCGCCGAGAAGCGGGCGGAGCTGACGGCGGCCGCCGCCGCGCGGAAGGCCGCGCTGTCCGCGTCGTCCGGGCCGGGGGCGACCTCGGACGGGCACAAGGTTCCGCTGCTCGCCAATATCGGTGGTCCCTCCGATGTGCCGGCGGCCGTCGAGGCGGGTGCCGAGGGGGTGGGGCTGTTCCGTACGGAGTTCCTCTTCCTCGACGACAGCAAGCAGGCGCCGTCGGAGGAGAAGCAGATCGCCGCGTACCGCGCGGTGCTGGAGGCGTTCCCCGAGGGCCGGGTGGTCGTGCGGGTGCTCGACGCCGGAGCCGACAAGCCGCTGGACTTCCTGACGCCCGCCGACGAGCCGAATCCGGCGCTCGGTGTGCGCGGGCTGCGCAGTCTGCTCGACCACCCGGATGTGCTGCGGACCCAGCTGACGGCGCTGGCCAAGGCCGCCGCCGGGCTGCCGGTCTATCTGGAGGTCATGGCGCCGATGGTGGCCGACCGTACCGATGCGAAGGCGTTCGCGGACGCCTGCCGGGAGGCGGGGCTGAGCGCCAAGTTCGGGGCGATGGTGGAGATTCCGTCGGCCGCCCTGCGGGCGCGGTCGATCCTCCAGGAGGTCGAGTTCCTGTCGCTGGGCACCAATGACCTGGCCCAGTACACCTTCGCGGCCGACCGGCAGGTCGGTGCCGTGTCGCGGCTCCAGGACCCGTGGCAGCCGGCGCTGCTGGACCTGGTCGCGCTGTCGGCCGAGAGCGCGAAGGCCGAGGGCAAGAGCTGTGGTGTGTGCGGTGAGGCCGCCGCGGACCCGCTGCTGGCCTGTGTGCTCACCGGACTCGGGGTGACCTCGCTGTCCATGGGCGCGGCGTCGATCCCGTACGTACGGTCGACGCTGGCGAAGCACACGCTGGCGCAGTGTGAGCGTGCCGCTGCCGCCGCGCGGGCCACGGACACGGCGGAGGAGGCCAGGGCCGCCGCCCAGGCCGTGCTCTCCGGCGAGTAG
- a CDS encoding acetoacetate--CoA ligase, whose product MPTSATPEPLWRPDPERIATAGVTRFQSWAAARYGAPADGGYPALHRWSVDELETFWTAVADWFDVRFTTPYERVLADRAMPGAHWFPGATLNYAEHALRAAEDPARAQEPALLYVDETQEQTPVSWHELRRQVAALARELRALGVRPGDRVSGYLPNIPQAVTALLATAAVGAVWTSCAPDFGARSVLDRFQQVEPVVLFAVDGYRYGGKEHDRTETVAELRRELPTLRALVHIPLLGTPAPEGALTWTGLTEPAEASGAGQDDPGPVFEQVPFDHPLWVLYSSGTTGLPKAIVQSQGGILLEHLKQLGLHCDLGPEDRFFWYTSTGWMMWNFLVSGLLTGTTVILYDGSPGHPAVDAQWGVAERTGATFFGTSAAYVMACRKADVHPGRDHDLSRIGCVATTGSPLPPDGFRWLHDEVAEDLWIASVSGGTDVCSCFAGAVPTLPVHIGELQAPCLGTDLQAWDEEGTPVIGEVGELIVTNPMPSMPIRFWNDPDGSRYRDSYFTMFPGVWRHGDWITLTDHGSVIIHGRSDSTLNRQGVRMGSADIYEAVERLPEIRESLVIGVEEPDGGYWMPLFVQLTEGAVLDDALRDRVRRTIREQLSPRHVPDEILEVPGIPHTLTGKRIEVPVKRLLQGAPLDRAVNAGSVDNLGLLPFYENLARARTHPRTDG is encoded by the coding sequence ATGCCCACCAGCGCCACCCCCGAACCCCTCTGGCGACCGGACCCCGAGCGCATCGCCACCGCCGGCGTCACCCGCTTCCAGAGCTGGGCCGCCGCGCGGTACGGAGCGCCCGCCGACGGCGGCTACCCGGCCCTGCACCGCTGGTCCGTCGACGAGCTGGAGACCTTCTGGACCGCCGTCGCCGACTGGTTCGACGTCCGGTTCACCACCCCGTACGAACGCGTCCTCGCCGACCGCGCCATGCCCGGCGCCCACTGGTTCCCCGGCGCCACCCTCAACTACGCGGAACACGCCCTGCGCGCCGCCGAGGACCCGGCCCGCGCCCAGGAACCGGCGCTCCTGTACGTCGACGAGACCCAGGAACAGACCCCCGTCAGCTGGCACGAACTGCGCCGTCAGGTCGCCGCGCTCGCCCGCGAACTGCGCGCCCTCGGCGTCCGCCCCGGCGACCGCGTCAGCGGCTACCTCCCCAACATCCCGCAGGCCGTCACCGCGCTCCTCGCCACCGCCGCCGTCGGCGCCGTCTGGACCTCCTGCGCCCCCGACTTCGGCGCCCGCAGCGTCCTCGACCGCTTCCAGCAGGTCGAACCGGTCGTCCTGTTCGCCGTCGACGGCTACCGCTACGGCGGCAAGGAACACGACCGTACGGAGACCGTCGCCGAACTCCGCCGCGAACTGCCCACCCTGCGCGCCCTCGTCCACATCCCGCTGCTGGGCACACCCGCCCCCGAAGGCGCCCTCACCTGGACCGGGCTGACCGAACCGGCCGAAGCCTCCGGCGCCGGCCAGGACGACCCCGGACCCGTCTTCGAACAGGTCCCCTTCGACCACCCCCTGTGGGTCCTCTACTCCTCCGGCACCACCGGCCTGCCCAAGGCGATCGTCCAGTCCCAGGGCGGCATCCTGCTCGAACACCTCAAACAGCTCGGCCTGCACTGCGACCTCGGCCCCGAGGACCGCTTCTTCTGGTACACCTCCACCGGCTGGATGATGTGGAACTTCCTCGTCTCCGGCCTGCTCACCGGCACCACCGTCATCCTGTACGACGGCAGCCCCGGCCACCCCGCCGTCGACGCCCAGTGGGGCGTCGCGGAACGCACCGGCGCCACCTTCTTCGGCACCTCGGCCGCGTATGTGATGGCCTGCCGCAAGGCGGACGTACACCCCGGCCGCGACCACGACCTCTCCCGGATCGGCTGCGTCGCCACCACCGGATCCCCCCTGCCCCCCGACGGCTTCCGCTGGCTCCACGACGAAGTCGCCGAGGACCTCTGGATCGCCTCCGTCAGCGGCGGCACCGACGTGTGCAGCTGCTTCGCCGGAGCCGTCCCCACCCTCCCCGTCCATATCGGCGAACTCCAGGCCCCCTGCCTCGGCACCGACCTCCAGGCATGGGACGAGGAGGGCACACCCGTCATCGGCGAGGTCGGCGAACTGATCGTCACCAACCCCATGCCGTCCATGCCGATCCGCTTCTGGAACGACCCCGACGGCAGCCGCTACCGCGACAGCTACTTCACGATGTTCCCCGGCGTCTGGCGCCACGGCGACTGGATCACCCTCACCGACCACGGCTCCGTGATCATCCACGGCCGCTCCGACTCCACCCTCAACCGCCAGGGCGTCCGGATGGGCTCCGCCGACATCTACGAAGCCGTCGAACGGCTCCCCGAGATCAGGGAATCCCTGGTCATCGGCGTCGAAGAGCCCGACGGCGGCTACTGGATGCCGCTCTTCGTCCAGCTCACGGAAGGCGCCGTCCTCGACGACGCGCTGCGCGACCGCGTCCGCCGCACCATCCGCGAACAGCTCTCCCCGCGCCATGTCCCGGACGAGATCCTCGAAGTCCCCGGCATCCCGCACACCCTCACCGGCAAACGCATCGAAGTCCCGGTCAAACGCCTCCTCCAGGGCGCGCCGCTGGACCGGGCGGTCAACGCCGGATCCGTGGACAACCTCGGCCTGCTCCCCTTCTACGAGAACCTGGCGAGAGCCCGGACCCACCCCCGCACCGACGGCTGA
- a CDS encoding glycoside hydrolase family 31 protein, protein MDGRELVRSMKAVGSVRGLRSVRSAWRGRRADALGLPPRGPERARVPGPVAGAEPLPGGGIVRFARAELRVCVAVGGAVFWGWDGAGPLPSYALDVDAPEADPRAGLEPDKGGGWRVVSERVTVAVSRHGGVEVRTPGGVVLRRELPPRWWEPVGGGPARWVQRSEVAADARFFGLGGRASGPRLRGGTYRLWNTDPGGGFGPGDDPLYVTMPVELVVADAGTHLAFYDNSWDGRVTLAEGEEGAGSGHDRPGTAELRMEGGPLRCWVVTGTPARVLHGWTALTGAPVPPPAWALGPQHARWGAGGAEEVRRVVAGYRERGLPLSAVHLDIGHLDAHRVFTVDRERFPDLPGLAGELRAAGVRLVSAVGPGVRAEPGDAVYDGGRAVGAAGAFVRDARGREVRGVGWPGECVYPDFTDPAVREWWGGLYGERLAQGFAGVWHGMNEPVSFAPFGEATLPRSARHALEGAGGDHRAAHNVYGLGMARAGYEGLARLRPGERPFLFSRAGWAGMQRYGGTWSGEVSTGWPGLRASLSLVLGLGLCGVPYSGPEVGGHDGSPSAELYLRWFQLGAYLPLFRTHAAIGAGRREPWEFGPEVLEHARAALAGRERLGPYFVTLAQLARLTGAPYVRPVWWGAPEDRALRDCEDVFLLGDALLVAPVLERGTDRRAVRLPAGRWYDTVSEVAYEGPAQVLLDAPASRIPVLARAGAVIPVRGADGGPVLEVWAPAAGRTGGGLVVRDPGDGWGPAEVERYTSRLVDGEVRVERLLEGGGVLAPEWPVRVRGAAR, encoded by the coding sequence ATGGACGGTCGTGAGCTGGTGCGTTCGATGAAAGCGGTCGGTTCGGTGCGGGGGCTGCGGTCCGTACGGTCGGCCTGGCGCGGTCGCCGCGCGGACGCCCTGGGACTGCCGCCGCGCGGTCCTGAGCGGGCGCGGGTGCCGGGTCCGGTGGCCGGTGCGGAGCCGCTGCCCGGGGGCGGGATCGTACGGTTCGCGCGGGCGGAGCTGCGGGTGTGTGTGGCGGTGGGCGGCGCTGTGTTCTGGGGGTGGGACGGGGCCGGGCCGCTGCCGTCGTACGCGCTCGACGTAGACGCGCCCGAGGCGGATCCGCGGGCGGGTCTGGAGCCGGACAAGGGCGGCGGCTGGCGGGTGGTGTCGGAGCGGGTGACGGTGGCGGTGTCGCGGCACGGCGGGGTGGAGGTGCGTACGCCGGGCGGGGTGGTGCTCCGGCGTGAGCTGCCGCCGCGCTGGTGGGAGCCGGTGGGGGGTGGTCCGGCGCGCTGGGTGCAGCGGTCGGAGGTGGCGGCGGACGCGCGGTTCTTTGGACTGGGCGGGCGGGCTTCGGGGCCGCGGCTGCGGGGTGGTACGTACCGGCTGTGGAACACGGATCCGGGCGGTGGGTTCGGTCCGGGTGACGATCCGCTGTACGTGACGATGCCGGTGGAGCTGGTGGTGGCCGACGCGGGGACGCATCTGGCGTTCTACGACAACTCCTGGGACGGCCGGGTCACGCTCGCGGAGGGTGAGGAGGGGGCGGGTTCCGGTCATGACCGGCCCGGTACGGCGGAGCTGCGGATGGAGGGCGGGCCGCTGCGCTGCTGGGTGGTGACGGGGACGCCCGCGCGGGTGCTGCACGGCTGGACGGCGCTGACCGGGGCGCCCGTACCGCCGCCGGCCTGGGCGCTGGGGCCGCAGCACGCGCGGTGGGGGGCCGGTGGGGCGGAGGAGGTGCGGCGGGTCGTGGCGGGGTACCGGGAGCGGGGGCTGCCGCTGTCGGCGGTGCATCTGGACATCGGCCATCTCGACGCGCATCGGGTGTTCACGGTCGACCGGGAGCGTTTTCCCGATCTGCCGGGGCTGGCGGGCGAGTTGCGCGCGGCGGGGGTGCGGCTGGTCTCGGCCGTCGGTCCGGGGGTGCGGGCGGAGCCGGGGGACGCGGTGTACGACGGTGGCCGTGCGGTGGGGGCGGCGGGCGCGTTCGTGCGGGACGCGCGGGGGCGCGAGGTGCGGGGGGTGGGGTGGCCCGGGGAGTGCGTGTATCCGGATTTCACGGATCCGGCGGTACGGGAGTGGTGGGGCGGGCTGTACGGGGAGCGGCTGGCGCAGGGGTTCGCCGGGGTGTGGCACGGCATGAACGAGCCGGTGTCGTTCGCGCCGTTCGGGGAGGCGACGCTGCCGCGGTCGGCCCGGCACGCGCTGGAGGGCGCGGGCGGCGATCATCGCGCGGCGCACAACGTGTACGGGCTGGGGATGGCGCGGGCCGGCTATGAGGGGCTGGCGCGGCTGCGGCCCGGTGAGCGTCCGTTTCTCTTCTCGCGTGCGGGGTGGGCGGGGATGCAGCGGTACGGGGGCACATGGTCGGGCGAGGTGTCGACGGGGTGGCCGGGGCTGCGGGCGTCGCTGTCGCTGGTGCTGGGGCTGGGGTTGTGCGGGGTGCCGTACTCGGGGCCCGAGGTGGGGGGCCACGACGGAAGTCCGTCGGCCGAGCTGTATCTGCGCTGGTTCCAGCTGGGGGCGTATCTGCCGCTGTTCCGTACGCACGCGGCGATCGGGGCGGGGCGGCGGGAGCCGTGGGAGTTCGGGCCCGAGGTGCTGGAGCACGCGCGGGCGGCGCTGGCGGGGCGGGAGCGGCTGGGGCCGTACTTCGTGACGCTGGCGCAGTTGGCGCGGCTGACGGGTGCGCCGTATGTGCGGCCGGTGTGGTGGGGGGCGCCGGAGGACCGGGCGCTGCGTGACTGCGAGGACGTGTTTCTGCTGGGGGACGCGCTGCTGGTGGCGCCGGTGCTGGAGCGGGGGACGGACCGGCGGGCGGTGCGGCTGCCGGCCGGCCGGTGGTACGACACGGTGTCGGAGGTGGCGTACGAGGGTCCGGCGCAGGTGCTGCTGGACGCGCCGGCGTCGCGTATTCCGGTGCTGGCGCGGGCGGGGGCGGTGATTCCGGTGCGGGGCGCGGACGGTGGGCCGGTGCTGGAGGTGTGGGCGCCGGCGGCGGGGCGTACGGGCGGGGGTCTGGTGGTGCGGGATCCGGGCGACGGGTGGGGGCCGGCGGAGGTGGAGCGGTATACGTCGCGGCTGGTGGACGGGGAGGTACGGGTGGAACGGCTGCTGGAGGGCGGGGGTGTGCTGGCGCCGGAGTGGCCGGTACGGGTGCGGGGTGCGGCCCGGTGA
- a CDS encoding NUDIX domain-containing protein, with protein sequence MSRPPRESAAHPAKRSAPHSHCGSCGTPYPAPADWPRTCAACGATAYRNPLPVAVALLPVTDGDRADDGDRGADGDRDGSGHGDRGTSLVVITRTIHPAYGGIALPGGFVDHTEDWRHAVVRELYEETGIEAPEHDVRLADALSSPDGHLLLFGLLPARPADRLPPSVRTDETTGWHLLRAPAELAFPLHTQAVRSWFAGAYDPALPT encoded by the coding sequence GTGTCCCGGCCCCCGCGCGAGAGCGCCGCGCACCCCGCGAAGAGATCCGCCCCGCACTCCCACTGCGGCAGCTGCGGCACCCCCTACCCGGCGCCCGCCGACTGGCCCCGCACCTGCGCGGCCTGCGGCGCCACCGCCTACCGCAACCCGCTGCCCGTCGCCGTCGCCCTGCTGCCGGTCACCGACGGAGACCGGGCCGACGACGGAGACCGGGGGGCCGATGGCGACCGCGACGGGTCCGGCCACGGCGACCGCGGCACCTCACTCGTCGTCATCACCCGCACCATCCACCCCGCGTACGGCGGCATCGCCCTCCCCGGCGGCTTCGTCGACCACACCGAGGACTGGCGCCACGCCGTCGTACGGGAACTGTACGAGGAGACCGGCATCGAAGCGCCCGAGCACGACGTCCGGCTCGCCGACGCGCTCAGCTCACCGGACGGCCATCTGCTCCTCTTCGGGCTCCTCCCCGCCCGCCCCGCCGACCGGCTGCCGCCCTCCGTCCGCACCGACGAGACCACCGGATGGCACCTGCTGCGCGCCCCCGCCGAGCTGGCGTTCCCCCTGCACACCCAGGCGGTACGGTCCTGGTTCGCCGGCGCCTACGACCCGGCCCTCCCCACCTGA
- a CDS encoding M15 family metallopeptidase, translating into MTRLRFLPRALAAAATALLLAVTATVTAAVTAPGAQARTRPAAPAEFVALRTVAPTIIQEMRYLTPHNFLGRPVDGYRQPVCIVTRATAEALRRAQSGLLKRGYSLKVYDCYRPQRAVDHFVRWAEDLGDERMKAEFYPRVEKSRLFEDGYIAEKSGHSRGSTVDLTLVKLPALPTRPYRPGERLTPCYGPKAGRFPDNSVDMGTGFDCFDTLAHTDDPRITGRQRANRELLRSALGAVGFTNLPEEWWHFTHRPETFPDTYFDFPVAWDAVLGR; encoded by the coding sequence ATGACAAGATTGAGGTTTCTGCCGCGCGCCCTGGCCGCCGCTGCCACCGCCCTGCTGCTCGCCGTCACCGCCACCGTGACCGCCGCCGTCACCGCGCCCGGCGCCCAGGCGCGGACGCGTCCGGCGGCCCCGGCGGAGTTCGTGGCGCTGCGCACCGTCGCGCCGACGATCATCCAGGAGATGCGCTATCTGACGCCGCACAACTTCCTGGGCAGGCCCGTGGACGGCTACCGGCAGCCGGTCTGCATCGTCACCCGCGCCACGGCGGAGGCTCTGCGCCGGGCCCAGTCGGGGCTGCTGAAGCGGGGCTACTCGCTCAAGGTGTACGACTGCTACCGGCCGCAGCGGGCCGTCGACCACTTCGTGCGGTGGGCGGAGGATCTCGGGGACGAGCGGATGAAGGCGGAGTTCTATCCGCGGGTGGAGAAGTCACGGCTGTTCGAGGACGGTTACATCGCGGAGAAGTCCGGGCACAGCCGCGGCAGTACGGTGGATCTGACGCTGGTGAAGCTGCCCGCCCTGCCGACGCGGCCGTACCGGCCGGGAGAGCGGCTGACGCCCTGTTACGGGCCGAAGGCCGGGCGGTTCCCCGACAACTCGGTGGACATGGGAACGGGCTTCGACTGTTTCGACACGCTGGCGCACACGGACGATCCGCGGATCACCGGGCGGCAGCGGGCGAACCGGGAGCTGCTCAGGTCGGCGCTGGGCGCGGTCGGGTTCACCAATCTGCCCGAGGAGTGGTGGCACTTCACGCACCGGCCGGAGACGTTCCCGGACACCTACTTCGACTTCCCGGTGGCGTGGGACGCGGTGCTCGGCCGCTGA
- a CDS encoding GTP-binding protein → MVFGRSSHRPRPVDPVTLKILVAGGFGVGKTTLVGAVSEIRPLRTEEMLSEAGRPVDDVDGVENKTTTTVAMDFGRITLREDLVLYVFGTPGQDRFWFLWDELAQGALGAVVLADTRRLADSFAAVDYFERRGIPFTVAVNCFEGADRFPGETVRAALDLDPEVPLVMCDARDRESVKEVLVSVVEHAMTRAARAREHAPT, encoded by the coding sequence ATGGTCTTCGGGCGCTCTAGCCACAGGCCGCGTCCGGTCGATCCGGTAACGCTGAAGATCCTGGTAGCGGGCGGCTTCGGGGTGGGCAAGACCACTCTGGTGGGCGCGGTCAGCGAGATCAGGCCGCTGCGCACCGAGGAGATGCTCAGCGAGGCGGGCCGGCCGGTCGACGACGTCGACGGCGTGGAGAACAAGACGACCACCACGGTCGCCATGGACTTCGGCCGGATCACCCTCCGCGAGGACCTGGTGCTGTACGTCTTCGGCACCCCCGGCCAGGACCGGTTCTGGTTCCTCTGGGACGAGCTGGCCCAGGGCGCCCTGGGCGCCGTCGTGCTGGCCGACACCCGGCGGCTCGCGGACTCCTTCGCGGCGGTCGACTACTTCGAACGGCGTGGCATCCCGTTCACCGTCGCCGTCAACTGCTTCGAGGGCGCGGACCGCTTCCCGGGCGAGACCGTACGCGCGGCGCTCGACCTCGATCCCGAGGTCCCGCTGGTGATGTGCGACGCGCGCGACCGCGAGTCCGTCAAGGAAGTCCTCGTGTCGGTGGTCGAACACGCCATGACCCGCGCGGCCCGGGCCCGCGAACACGCGCCCACCTGA
- a CDS encoding DUF742 domain-containing protein, with protein sequence MSESDQDQQHWFDGEAGPVVRPYAMTRGRTSSATRHRLDLIALVVCEPAAGDPGRDQTLSPEHVEIVDRCYTSPQSIAELAASLDLPVGVVRVLVGDLVEDEIVHVTRPVPPAELPDVSILREVINGLRAL encoded by the coding sequence ATGAGTGAATCTGATCAGGATCAGCAGCACTGGTTCGACGGCGAAGCCGGACCGGTCGTACGCCCGTACGCGATGACGCGCGGCCGCACCAGCAGCGCGACGCGCCACCGGCTCGACCTGATCGCGCTCGTCGTGTGCGAACCCGCCGCCGGCGACCCCGGCCGGGACCAGACGCTCTCCCCGGAACACGTGGAGATCGTCGACCGTTGCTACACGAGCCCCCAGTCGATCGCCGAACTCGCCGCGAGCCTGGACCTCCCCGTCGGGGTGGTCCGGGTCCTCGTCGGCGATCTCGTCGAGGATGAAATCGTCCACGTAACCCGTCCCGTTCCGCCGGCCGAGCTGCCGGACGTGAGCATTCTCCGCGAGGTGATCAATGGTCTTCGGGCGCTCTAG
- a CDS encoding roadblock/LC7 domain-containing protein, with protein sequence MTAPHASLRHSTDPNAAGELNWLLDELVERVASIRKAVVLSGDGLATGTSKDLTREDGEHLAAVASGFHSLAKGVGRHFDAGRVRQTVVELDDAFLFVTAAGDGSCLAVLSDSDSDVGQVAYEMTLMVKRVGVHLGTAPRTGLTTGG encoded by the coding sequence ATGACCGCACCGCACGCATCACTACGCCATTCCACCGACCCCAACGCGGCCGGAGAGCTGAACTGGCTCCTCGACGAACTCGTCGAGCGGGTCGCCAGCATCCGCAAGGCGGTGGTCCTCTCCGGTGACGGACTCGCCACCGGTACGTCCAAGGACCTCACCCGCGAGGACGGCGAGCACCTGGCGGCCGTCGCCTCCGGATTCCACAGCCTCGCCAAGGGCGTGGGCCGCCACTTCGACGCCGGCCGGGTCCGCCAGACCGTGGTCGAGCTGGACGACGCCTTCCTGTTCGTCACCGCCGCGGGCGACGGCAGCTGCCTCGCCGTACTGTCCGACTCCGACTCCGACGTCGGACAGGTCGCCTACGAGATGACGCTGATGGTCAAGAGGGTCGGCGTGCATCTCGGCACGGCACCCCGGACCGGCCTGACCACCGGAGGGTGA